One segment of Triticum aestivum cultivar Chinese Spring chromosome 2A, IWGSC CS RefSeq v2.1, whole genome shotgun sequence DNA contains the following:
- the LOC123185009 gene encoding PI-PLC X domain-containing protein At5g67130 isoform X1 has translation MVQGVIMHSLGSTILLLLVILCVVLLLEGAAACSGGRCELGDRCSSEADCGSELYCYNCWIEFAGKRCVRTTVADPFKIADTSLPFNKYAFLTTHNSFSIRGEPSHTGVPRITLYNQDDSVTDQLNNGVRALMLDVYDFRDDIWLCHSKGGKCFDFTAFEPAIGTMMEVEAFLSANPSEIVTLILEDYVSADHGLSKLFDSAGLTKYWFPVSSMPRDGGDWPRVRDMIRRNHRLLVFTSDETKQRAEGIAYQWNFMVENQYGDGGMSSRACHRRAESLALDNRTRSLVLVNYFHTVPLRVTACVEHSLGLADVLRACHAAAADRWANFLAVDYYKRSDGGGVFEATDMLNGMLICGRDDVRACTKRTLKDVLYGLLGKAGLMPGHGGTTRT, from the exons ATGGTTCAG GGAGTTATCATGCACAGCTTAGGAAGCACAATTCTTCTTCTTCTGGTAATACTATGTGTGGTGTTGCTGTTAGAAGGGGCAGCAGCTTGCTCAGGCGGGCGATGCGAG CTCGGCGACCGATGCTCGTCAGAAGCCGACTGCGGGTCCGAGCTCTACTGCTACAACTGCTGGATCGAGTTCGCCGGCAAAAGGTGCGTCCGGACGACGGTCGCCGACCCGTTCAAGATAGCT GATACATCGTTGCCGTTCAACAAGTACGCGTTCCTGACGACGCACAACTCGTTCTCGATCCGCGGCGAGCCGTCCCACACCGGAGTCCCGCGGATCACGCTTTACAACCAGGACGATTCGGTCACCGATCAACTGAAT AACGGAGTCCGGGCGCTGATGCTGGACGTGTACGacttccgcgacgacatttggctTTGCCACTCAAAGGGAGGGAAGTGCTTCGACTTCACGGCGTTC GAGCCGGCCATCGGCACCATGATGGAGGTCGAGGCGTTCTTGTCGGCGAACCCGTCGGAGATCGTGACGCTGATCCTGGAGGACTATGTCAGCGCTGACCACGGCCTGTCCAAGTTGTTCGACAGCGCGGGCCTGACCAAGTACTGGTTCCCGGTGTCGAGCATGCCGCGGGACGGCGGCGACTGGCCTCGCGTCCGCGACATGATCAGGCGCAACCACCGCCTCCTCGTCTTCACCTCCGACGAGACGAAGCAGCGCGCCGAGGGGATCGCGTACCAGTGGAACTTCATGGTCGAAAACCAGT ACGGCGATGGCGGGATGAGCTCTCGCGCGTGCCACAGGCGCGCCGAGTCCCTGGCCCTCGACAACCGGACGAGGTCGCTGGTCCTGGTGAACTACTTTCACACGGTGCCGCTCCGGGTGACGGCGTGCGTGGAGCACTCGCTGGGGCTCGCGGACGTGCTCCGGGcgtgccacgccgccgccgccgaccgctggGCCAACTTCCTGGCCGTCGATTACTACAAG AgaagcgacggcggcggcgtgtTCGAGGCCACGGACATGCTCAACGGGATGCTCATCTGCGGCCGCGACGACGTGCGCGCGTGCACG AAACGAACTCTGAAGGACGTGCTGTATGGCCTGCTCGGCAAGGCTGGGCTGATGCCGGGTCACGGTGGGACGACGAGGACATGA
- the LOC123185009 gene encoding PI-PLC X domain-containing protein At5g67130 isoform X2: protein MCGVAVRRGSSLLRRAMRARRPMLVRSRLRVRALLLQLLDRVRRQKDTSLPFNKYAFLTTHNSFSIRGEPSHTGVPRITLYNQDDSVTDQLNNGVRALMLDVYDFRDDIWLCHSKGGKCFDFTAFEPAIGTMMEVEAFLSANPSEIVTLILEDYVSADHGLSKLFDSAGLTKYWFPVSSMPRDGGDWPRVRDMIRRNHRLLVFTSDETKQRAEGIAYQWNFMVENQYGDGGMSSRACHRRAESLALDNRTRSLVLVNYFHTVPLRVTACVEHSLGLADVLRACHAAAADRWANFLAVDYYKRSDGGGVFEATDMLNGMLICGRDDVRACTKRTLKDVLYGLLGKAGLMPGHGGTTRT, encoded by the exons ATGTGTGGTGTTGCTGTTAGAAGGGGCAGCAGCTTGCTCAGGCGGGCGATGCGAG CTCGGCGACCGATGCTCGTCAGAAGCCGACTGCGGGTCCGAGCTCTACTGCTACAACTGCTGGATCGAGTTCGCCGGCAAAAG GATACATCGTTGCCGTTCAACAAGTACGCGTTCCTGACGACGCACAACTCGTTCTCGATCCGCGGCGAGCCGTCCCACACCGGAGTCCCGCGGATCACGCTTTACAACCAGGACGATTCGGTCACCGATCAACTGAAT AACGGAGTCCGGGCGCTGATGCTGGACGTGTACGacttccgcgacgacatttggctTTGCCACTCAAAGGGAGGGAAGTGCTTCGACTTCACGGCGTTC GAGCCGGCCATCGGCACCATGATGGAGGTCGAGGCGTTCTTGTCGGCGAACCCGTCGGAGATCGTGACGCTGATCCTGGAGGACTATGTCAGCGCTGACCACGGCCTGTCCAAGTTGTTCGACAGCGCGGGCCTGACCAAGTACTGGTTCCCGGTGTCGAGCATGCCGCGGGACGGCGGCGACTGGCCTCGCGTCCGCGACATGATCAGGCGCAACCACCGCCTCCTCGTCTTCACCTCCGACGAGACGAAGCAGCGCGCCGAGGGGATCGCGTACCAGTGGAACTTCATGGTCGAAAACCAGT ACGGCGATGGCGGGATGAGCTCTCGCGCGTGCCACAGGCGCGCCGAGTCCCTGGCCCTCGACAACCGGACGAGGTCGCTGGTCCTGGTGAACTACTTTCACACGGTGCCGCTCCGGGTGACGGCGTGCGTGGAGCACTCGCTGGGGCTCGCGGACGTGCTCCGGGcgtgccacgccgccgccgccgaccgctggGCCAACTTCCTGGCCGTCGATTACTACAAG AgaagcgacggcggcggcgtgtTCGAGGCCACGGACATGCTCAACGGGATGCTCATCTGCGGCCGCGACGACGTGCGCGCGTGCACG AAACGAACTCTGAAGGACGTGCTGTATGGCCTGCTCGGCAAGGCTGGGCTGATGCCGGGTCACGGTGGGACGACGAGGACATGA